The proteins below are encoded in one region of Clostridium fermenticellae:
- the uraA gene encoding uracil permease, whose translation MKNYIDVEEKLPIIKTIPLSFQHLFAMVGATILVPILTGMSPSIALFCSGVGTLLYILCTKAKLPAYIGSSFAFIAPMTVASKNYGPQAMLSGVIAAGFIYMIVSLIIRFCGIKWLNRILSPIVVGSIVIVIGLSMAQTAINWAGLNLSYTDASLQSAPRWAWVTVSMITLAVGVFGSMYFKGFLGVIPVLIAMITGYISALVLGVIPHSVLQTVASTKIFRIPQFMTPKFNFSAMMLMAPVSFVTIAEHIGHIYVTNNVVGRDFTKEPGLHRSILGDGVATMFAGFVGGPPNTTYGENIGVMAITKVYSVWVIGGAAIIAIILSFIGPISTIIENMPLPVMGGVSILLFGIIASSGFRIFVEDKIDFGEKRNLLIASVIMVLGIGGASLKFKFNGADVEIAGIALATLVGIFLNLVLPKKSLSEEPDNEIREHKEAV comes from the coding sequence ATGAAAAATTACATTGATGTAGAAGAAAAACTACCTATAATTAAAACAATACCACTTAGTTTTCAGCATTTGTTTGCTATGGTTGGAGCTACAATATTAGTTCCAATACTTACGGGCATGAGCCCATCAATTGCACTTTTTTGCAGCGGAGTTGGAACACTTCTCTATATTTTATGTACCAAGGCGAAACTGCCGGCTTATATAGGTTCGTCATTTGCATTTATAGCACCTATGACAGTGGCTTCTAAAAATTATGGACCGCAGGCAATGCTTTCAGGTGTTATAGCAGCTGGTTTTATTTATATGATAGTTTCATTAATAATAAGATTCTGTGGTATAAAATGGCTGAATAGAATTTTGTCACCAATAGTAGTAGGATCTATTGTAATAGTAATAGGACTTAGCATGGCTCAAACAGCTATAAATTGGGCTGGATTGAATTTAAGCTATACTGATGCTTCACTTCAAAGCGCTCCAAGGTGGGCCTGGGTAACTGTATCTATGATTACTTTAGCTGTTGGTGTGTTTGGAAGTATGTATTTTAAGGGATTTTTAGGAGTTATACCTGTACTTATAGCTATGATAACCGGATATATTTCGGCACTTGTACTTGGAGTAATACCACATAGTGTACTTCAAACTGTAGCAAGTACAAAAATTTTTAGAATACCACAGTTTATGACACCTAAATTTAATTTTAGTGCAATGATGCTTATGGCACCAGTTTCATTTGTAACAATTGCAGAGCATATAGGACACATATATGTTACAAATAATGTGGTAGGCAGAGATTTTACTAAAGAACCAGGTCTTCATAGATCGATATTAGGCGATGGAGTAGCTACCATGTTTGCAGGATTTGTTGGAGGCCCTCCAAATACAACTTATGGAGAAAACATAGGAGTAATGGCAATAACTAAAGTTTACAGTGTATGGGTAATAGGTGGAGCTGCTATAATTGCAATAATACTTTCTTTTATAGGACCAATATCAACAATAATAGAAAATATGCCATTACCTGTAATGGGCGGGGTCAGTATATTATTGTTTGGTATAATAGCATCATCTGGTTTTAGAATATTTGTGGAGGATAAAATAGACTTCGGTGAAAAGAGAAATCTATTAATTGCTTCAGTAATAATGGTGCTCGGAATAGGCGGAGCCTCATTAAAATTTAAGTTCAATGGTGCTGATGTAGAAATAGCCGGAATAGCGCTTGCAACTTTAGTTGGAATCTTTTTGAATCTTGTACTTCCAAAGAAGAGTCTTTCTGAGGAACCAGACAATGAAATAAGAGAACATAAAGAGGCAGTTTAG
- the pyrR gene encoding bifunctional pyr operon transcriptional regulator/uracil phosphoribosyltransferase PyrR yields the protein MELKTIILDDKGIKRTLTRISHEIIEKNKGAEDIVLVGIKRRGYPLAERIAQMIENIEGVKLKVESVDITLYRDDLSKLNEQPVIKDVDLINVENKKVILIDDVIYTGRTVRAAIDAIMHAGRPKMIQLAVLIDRGHRELPIRPDYVGKNIPTSKGEMVSVELMEIDEKDSVKIYEL from the coding sequence ATGGAACTTAAGACTATTATACTTGATGATAAAGGTATAAAGAGAACTTTGACACGAATATCTCACGAGATAATAGAGAAAAACAAAGGTGCTGAGGATATTGTATTAGTTGGTATAAAAAGGAGAGGGTATCCGCTGGCAGAGAGAATAGCTCAGATGATAGAAAACATAGAGGGAGTGAAATTAAAAGTAGAAAGTGTTGATATAACTTTATATAGAGATGATCTTAGTAAATTAAATGAGCAGCCAGTAATAAAAGATGTAGACTTAATCAATGTTGAGAATAAAAAAGTAATATTGATTGACGATGTAATATATACTGGAAGGACAGTAAGAGCTGCGATAGATGCAATTATGCATGCAGGAAGACCCAAAATGATACAACTTGCGGTATTAATAGACAGAGGACATAGGGAATTACCTATAAGGCCTGATTATGTTGGAAAAAATATTCCAACATCTAAAGGGGAAATGGTCTCAGTAGAACTTATGGAAATTGATGAAAAAGATTCTGTAAAAATATATGAATTATAA
- a CDS encoding RluA family pseudouridine synthase, whose product MEIKSFIADGIFEDMRLDIFLTQCIDEKSRSYIQQLISNKMVSVNGNVKKSNYKLRKNDIIKITIPDPVGLNIEPEDIKLDIVYEDSDVIVVNKPQGMVVHPAPGLYSGTLVNALLNHCKDLSGINGVMRPGIVHRIDKDTSGVLVVAKNDNAHNKLAYQFKEHSIIREYVALTEGIIKEDGTVDAPLGRHPVDRIKMAVVSDGRRAVTHYNILNKFKNNTLLKCVLETGRTHQIRVHMTYIGHPLVGDHVYGYKKQKFKLEGQMLHAKKLGFIHPSSGKYVEFETDLPPYFKRILNILKSELK is encoded by the coding sequence ATGGAAATTAAGAGTTTTATTGCGGATGGTATTTTTGAAGATATGAGACTGGATATATTTTTAACACAATGTATAGACGAAAAGTCAAGATCATATATTCAGCAGCTTATATCAAATAAAATGGTAAGTGTAAATGGTAATGTAAAGAAGAGTAATTATAAACTCAGAAAAAATGACATAATTAAAATTACAATTCCAGATCCAGTTGGATTAAATATAGAACCGGAGGATATAAAGCTTGATATAGTATATGAGGATAGTGATGTTATTGTTGTAAATAAACCTCAGGGCATGGTAGTTCATCCGGCACCAGGATTATACAGTGGGACCTTAGTAAATGCACTTTTAAATCACTGTAAGGATTTGTCAGGAATAAATGGAGTTATGAGGCCTGGTATAGTTCATAGAATTGACAAGGATACATCCGGGGTTTTAGTAGTTGCCAAAAATGATAATGCACATAATAAACTGGCATATCAGTTTAAAGAACATTCTATTATAAGAGAATATGTTGCGCTTACCGAAGGAATTATAAAAGAAGATGGTACAGTAGATGCGCCACTTGGAAGACATCCAGTAGACAGAATAAAAATGGCTGTTGTAAGTGATGGAAGAAGGGCGGTTACCCATTACAATATTTTGAATAAATTTAAAAATAATACTCTTTTAAAATGTGTTTTAGAAACTGGAAGAACACACCAGATAAGAGTTCATATGACTTATATAGGGCATCCTCTAGTAGGAGATCATGTATATGGGTATAAAAAACAAAAATTTAAATTAGAAGGACAGATGCTTCACGCTAAAAAGCTTGGTTTTATACATCCTTCAAGTGGTAAATATGTAGAATTTGAAACTGATCTTCCTCCTTATTTTAAAAGAATATTAAATATTCTAAAGTCAGAGTTGAAATAG
- the lspA gene encoding signal peptidase II, protein MEFLVVIVVLILDRITKLWALNILTKVPEIVILKNIFGFSYLENRGAAFGILQNRVILLVVITFIVIAGVIYYFLRYKPNSRILKISIALILGGAVGNLFDRIFYGYVVDFILVHYRDIYYFPTFNVADVTVVIGTSLLAFYLIKEDGYGN, encoded by the coding sequence ATGGAATTTTTAGTTGTTATAGTAGTGCTGATACTGGATAGAATAACAAAATTATGGGCACTTAATATACTTACAAAAGTACCTGAAATAGTTATTTTAAAAAACATATTTGGTTTTTCATACCTGGAGAACAGAGGTGCAGCATTTGGAATATTACAAAATAGAGTAATTCTTTTGGTTGTTATAACATTTATTGTAATAGCAGGAGTTATATATTACTTTTTAAGGTATAAACCGAATTCCAGAATATTAAAAATTAGTATAGCTCTTATATTAGGTGGTGCAGTTGGAAACTTATTTGATAGAATTTTTTACGGATATGTAGTAGATTTTATATTAGTGCACTATAGAGACATTTATTATTTCCCTACTTTTAATGTTGCTGATGTTACAGTGGTAATAGGTACTTCTCTTCTTGCATTTTATTTGATAAAGGAAGATGGATATGGAAATTAA
- a CDS encoding TraR/DksA C4-type zinc finger protein — protein sequence MDDRLLKEFKNRLEKQKDSTCNLLEQMEENKTIKSNIEAESELSLYDNHGADTAGMLYDRQRGMALQKNETAMISKIDNALSSIEAGTYGVCKRCGKEISLDRLRAVPYAEYCIHCQEVIDDAKPSENNNRPPEEDVLEDTMNNVDDSNNQVEFDMEDSYDSVGMFNRRKNITEECTDEVEEYTDPLDAISNSEYKNQLP from the coding sequence ATGGATGACAGATTGTTAAAAGAATTTAAGAATAGATTGGAAAAACAAAAAGACTCGACATGCAATCTTTTAGAACAGATGGAAGAAAATAAAACTATAAAGTCAAATATAGAGGCAGAGAGTGAATTGTCTTTATATGATAATCACGGAGCTGATACTGCTGGAATGCTTTATGACAGGCAAAGGGGAATGGCTCTTCAAAAGAATGAAACAGCAATGATAAGTAAAATAGATAATGCACTAAGTAGTATAGAAGCTGGTACCTATGGAGTATGCAAAAGGTGTGGAAAAGAAATTTCACTTGACAGGTTAAGGGCTGTTCCATATGCTGAATACTGTATACATTGTCAGGAAGTTATTGATGACGCAAAACCTAGTGAAAACAATAATAGGCCTCCTGAAGAGGATGTACTTGAGGATACGATGAATAATGTAGATGACAGTAACAATCAGGTTGAATTTGATATGGAAGATAGTTATGATTCAGTTGGGATGTTTAATAGGAGGAAAAATATAACAGAAGAATGTACAGATGAAGTTGAAGAGTATACTGATCCTTTAGATGCTATAAGTAATAGTGAATATAAGAATCAATTACCATAA
- a CDS encoding 5'-methylthioadenosine/adenosylhomocysteine nucleosidase, producing MTVGIIGAMDEELELLLKEMEKQESQVKANMTFNLGKLYNKNLVVVRCGIGKVNAAVCTQILIDDFNVDKVINVGIAGGIGQNVYPGDVVIADNLVQHDMDASAFGDPVGQVPRLDTFEFKCDNALVSSAKRAFVTTSDHKSFVGRIVTGDQFISNTSKIKWLNEKFDALACEMEGGSIAQVCYLNNIPFVVIRSISDNANNGAHMEYEKFAPIAIKNSTQILKNMLCS from the coding sequence ATGACAGTTGGAATAATAGGAGCTATGGATGAAGAACTTGAACTACTTTTGAAGGAAATGGAAAAACAGGAAAGCCAAGTTAAAGCAAATATGACTTTTAATTTAGGAAAATTATATAACAAAAATTTGGTTGTTGTGAGATGTGGAATTGGAAAAGTTAATGCAGCTGTCTGCACACAAATTTTAATAGATGACTTTAATGTAGATAAAGTTATAAATGTTGGTATTGCAGGTGGTATAGGACAAAATGTATATCCTGGAGATGTTGTTATTGCAGATAATCTGGTGCAGCATGATATGGATGCATCAGCATTTGGTGATCCGGTAGGTCAGGTACCAAGACTTGATACATTTGAATTTAAATGTGATAATGCATTAGTTTCGAGTGCTAAGAGGGCATTTGTAACTACTAGTGATCATAAGAGTTTTGTTGGTAGAATAGTAACAGGCGATCAATTTATATCAAATACATCTAAAATAAAATGGCTAAATGAAAAGTTTGATGCACTTGCATGTGAAATGGAAGGTGGTAGTATTGCTCAAGTTTGCTACTTAAATAATATACCTTTTGTTGTAATAAGATCTATATCTGACAATGCAAATAATGGTGCACATATGGAATATGAGAAATTTGCTCCAATTGCCATTAAGAATTCCACTCAAATTTTGAAGAATATGCTTTGCAGTTAG
- a CDS encoding DivIVA domain-containing protein: MKITSMEITEKDFKKVLRGYSVDEVDEFLDKISDDYEAVLKENATLKEKLGSIQEKIDHYNKMENTIQNTLLLAQNASEQARENAQKESELIIKNANEAAQRIIDKAHSDIIQINDEFERVKQDFCKFRTKYRGFITSQLEMFDDMEKEFVKNYNIGYETSENTVAQNKKNDMNHDSIYEKEIEVSADDNLNSNEVISVDEDIENNGQISGFLNDENELREIKNFFVKD, translated from the coding sequence ATGAAAATTACATCGATGGAGATAACAGAAAAGGATTTTAAGAAGGTTTTAAGGGGTTATAGTGTAGATGAAGTAGATGAATTTTTGGATAAGATATCTGATGATTATGAAGCTGTCTTAAAGGAAAATGCGACCTTAAAAGAGAAGTTAGGAAGTATACAAGAAAAGATAGATCACTATAATAAAATGGAGAATACTATACAAAATACTTTACTCTTAGCACAGAATGCTTCAGAACAAGCAAGGGAAAATGCACAAAAAGAGAGTGAACTTATAATAAAAAATGCTAATGAAGCTGCACAGAGGATAATTGATAAAGCTCATAGCGATATAATACAGATAAATGATGAGTTTGAAAGAGTCAAACAAGACTTTTGCAAGTTTAGGACAAAGTATAGGGGTTTTATAACTTCTCAGCTGGAAATGTTTGATGATATGGAGAAAGAGTTTGTCAAAAACTATAATATAGGATATGAGACTAGTGAGAATACAGTTGCTCAGAATAAGAAAAATGATATGAATCATGATAGTATATATGAAAAGGAGATAGAGGTATCAGCTGATGATAATCTAAATTCCAATGAAGTTATTAGTGTTGATGAAGACATAGAAAATAATGGTCAGATATCTGGATTTTTGAATGATGAAAATGAACTTCGAGAGATAAAAAATTTTTTTGTAAAAGATTAA
- a CDS encoding RNA-binding protein — MNKKTFMGKMGFVDSNTASNIYEKIILAGNINKTVYMTEFLTPNIWKTLEDISNELDVGVYSYGVFEDAQRKMIAFSYDGDVIDYPITLMRIDKKSKFCKLGHRDYLGAIMSLGIKREKFGDLIVKGNSCYLAVQCEVSDYIKMNLVSIGKSPCDVSILNVNDCEIPVYDFQDIVVNVSSLRVDCVISSLCNISRNKAEDLIKSDKVLVDYSKNFKKDGVLKCNCVITISGYGKYKLIENIGWTGSGKTKVLIKKFI; from the coding sequence ATGAATAAGAAAACCTTTATGGGTAAGATGGGATTTGTAGATAGTAATACAGCTTCTAATATCTATGAAAAAATTATTTTGGCTGGTAATATAAATAAAACAGTATATATGACTGAATTTTTGACACCTAATATCTGGAAAACATTAGAAGATATTTCTAATGAACTTGATGTGGGTGTTTATAGTTATGGAGTATTTGAGGATGCACAGAGAAAAATGATTGCTTTTTCTTATGATGGAGATGTAATTGATTATCCTATTACTCTTATGAGGATAGATAAAAAGTCGAAATTTTGTAAGTTAGGGCATAGGGATTATCTTGGTGCAATTATGTCACTTGGGATAAAGAGAGAAAAGTTTGGAGATTTGATTGTAAAAGGTAACTCATGTTATTTAGCAGTTCAATGTGAAGTTTCTGATTATATAAAGATGAATTTGGTAAGCATAGGGAAATCTCCCTGTGATGTAAGTATATTAAATGTAAATGATTGCGAAATTCCAGTATATGACTTTCAAGATATTGTTGTGAATGTTTCCTCTCTTAGAGTTGATTGTGTAATTAGTTCTTTGTGTAATATTTCAAGAAATAAAGCGGAAGATTTAATTAAAAGTGATAAGGTACTTGTAGATTACTCGAAAAACTTTAAAAAAGATGGAGTTTTAAAATGTAATTGTGTAATAACTATAAGTGGATATGGAAAATATAAATTAATAGAAAATATAGGCTGGACAGGCAGCGGGAAAACTAAGGTTTTGATAAAAAAATTTATTTGA
- a CDS encoding YggT family protein — translation MITNTLSMALSLLFRFIEAAIILDVIFSWIMPGRSNALLDIIHVFTEPFMMPGRKLQEKIMPGLMIDFSPIVALLILDLLERIVFSIL, via the coding sequence ATGATAACTAATACTTTGAGTATGGCATTGTCTTTACTGTTTAGATTTATAGAAGCAGCTATAATATTAGATGTAATATTTTCGTGGATTATGCCGGGAAGAAGCAATGCCCTTCTTGACATAATTCATGTGTTTACTGAACCATTTATGATGCCGGGAAGGAAACTTCAAGAGAAAATCATGCCAGGTTTGATGATTGATTTTTCACCTATAGTGGCTTTGCTTATATTGGATTTGTTAGAAAGGATAGTATTTAGTATTTTATGA
- a CDS encoding cell division protein SepF, producing MAGKVLNKMMGFLGLEDDLDEEIEEAEDLSEKKKAANDDSYVEPIMSNSRKQNKLVSIHTTISAKVRIVKPTSYEEAADICDELKNRKIIVINTTDLETRTAQRLLDFMGGASYALGGDLEEVEKGVYILSPSTVEVSNDFKNELSTKGIFGWNK from the coding sequence ATGGCTGGTAAAGTACTTAATAAAATGATGGGATTTTTAGGACTGGAGGATGATTTAGACGAAGAGATAGAAGAAGCTGAAGATTTATCAGAAAAAAAGAAAGCAGCAAATGATGATTCTTATGTTGAACCTATAATGTCTAATTCAAGAAAGCAAAACAAACTTGTAAGTATACATACTACAATTTCTGCAAAGGTTAGAATTGTAAAACCGACTAGCTATGAGGAAGCAGCTGATATATGCGATGAACTTAAAAATAGAAAGATAATAGTTATTAATACTACTGATTTGGAAACAAGAACAGCTCAAAGGCTTTTAGATTTTATGGGTGGTGCAAGTTATGCATTAGGTGGAGATTTGGAAGAAGTAGAAAAGGGAGTTTATATACTTTCTCCATCAACTGTAGAGGTTAGCAATGATTTTAAAAATGAATTATCTACTAAAGGTATTTTTGGCTGGAATAAATAA
- a CDS encoding YggS family pyridoxal phosphate-dependent enzyme produces MSIEENIKGVKNNLPEGVTLIAVSKTKPISLIKEAYDFGIRDFGENKVQELVNKYDKLPDDIRWHMIGHLQRNKVKYIVGKVYLIHSLDSVRLLDEIEKQYKNGGKVCNALIQINIGKEESKTGIYLENLEELIKKCEQCTNVNIKGLMAVIPKGDERTCRMYFNQMKNIFDNLKRRKFKNIEMDILSMGMTHDYRYAVEEGSNMVRVGEGVFGKRDYNNK; encoded by the coding sequence TTGTCAATTGAGGAAAATATTAAAGGTGTTAAAAATAATTTACCTGAAGGGGTAACTTTAATAGCTGTTTCTAAAACCAAACCTATATCTTTAATTAAGGAAGCCTATGATTTTGGAATTAGAGATTTTGGTGAGAATAAAGTACAAGAGCTTGTTAATAAATATGATAAATTGCCAGATGATATAAGATGGCACATGATAGGGCATCTTCAGAGAAATAAGGTTAAATATATTGTTGGAAAAGTATATCTTATTCATTCATTAGATAGTGTAAGGCTATTAGATGAGATAGAAAAGCAGTATAAAAACGGCGGCAAAGTTTGTAATGCTTTGATACAAATAAATATTGGCAAAGAGGAAAGCAAAACGGGAATTTATCTTGAAAATTTAGAAGAATTAATAAAGAAATGTGAACAATGCACGAATGTCAATATTAAGGGACTTATGGCTGTAATACCAAAAGGCGATGAGAGAACGTGCAGGATGTATTTCAATCAGATGAAAAATATATTTGACAATCTAAAGAGAAGGAAGTTCAAAAATATTGAAATGGATATTTTATCTATGGGAATGACTCATGATTACAGATATGCAGTAGAAGAAGGCTCTAATATGGTAAGAGTTGGTGAGGGTGTATTTGGAAAGAGAGACTACAATAATAAATAG